In a single window of the Nakaseomyces glabratus chromosome B, complete sequence genome:
- a CDS encoding SNG1 family protein (CAGL0B03971g~Ortholog(s) have endoplasmic reticulum localization) yields MSNANRDRRGSVRAGLSQVHSTLNDGIYDGALPELNYADREELNDEHYGGAPSIPLEDEESIRTSNEDYSEEAKDPQAYAPGPEGDEKGKPTQNNNPEPTNTLTKTKTRFFSPNFKDQRKRVAYRWLLAVFLLMCFCFTILVLMWGVLYRTPHYVRRAKVLAVIQEDQVYRFNDTVQFPSVSSPLYDIIAEVPLSWEIYNATSFQIKYNVEGIEAMNQKVIDLVYKEEFWLALNVQGNVTDTLVRSLISADSDVQFNSTSLFEVVYESGRDITNLPSVLLPVFQGIEGVFQKVYTYQYLPQLLGNITNGDNFNPARVAAAGRMKFNYNDYRPVTDRVTLLSTQIGAVYCLLLTVFQFLVFGPLHGEMSRMIKFSNLWIYRLIVLWSVLFFVSIFWCTVSAMYQVDFTKAFGRAGFVVYWMSTYLYMLAVGGLNENVIMLIILISPSYIGFWILSFVILNLAPAFFAIGYANVFYRYGYAMPLHCIVGINRVIFFDISKHQLGRNYGILCAWVGLNTISMPFVSKFVLKTLHKRARKAAMEKSG; encoded by the coding sequence GACGGTATATATGATGGTGCTCTTCCTGAGTTGAACTACGCTGATAGAGAAGAACTTAATGATGAGCATTATGGTGGTGCTCCTTCAATACCGCTAGAGGATGAAGAAAGTATCAGAACGAGCAATGAAGATTATTCAGAGGAGGCGAAAGACCCTCAGGCATATGCTCCAGGTCCTGAAGGGGATGAAAAGGGTAAACCTACACAGAACAATAACCCAGAACCAACTAACACTTTAACCAAGACCAAGACTAGATTCTTTTCACCCAACTTCAAGGATCAACGTAAGAGGGTTGCTTATAGATGGCTCCTTGCTGTATTCCTGCTGATGTGTTTCTGTTTCACTATCTTAGTGCTGATGTGGGGTGTTCTTTATAGGACACCTCACTATGTTAGGCGTGCTAAGGTGCTAGCAGTGATACAGGAAGATCAGGTGTACCGTTTTAATGACACTGTACAATTTCCTTCGGTCTCTAGCCCACTTTATGATATCATTGCCGAAGTGCCTCTATCTTGGGAGATATACAACGCAACCTCTTTCCAGATTAAATATAATGTTGAAGGTATTGAAGCAATGAATCAGAAAGTCATAGATTTGGTTtataaagaagaatttTGGTTGGCATTGAATGTTCAGGGTAATGTCACTGACACTCTCGTTAGATCACTAATAAGTGCAGATTCTGATGTGCAGTTCAATTCTACATCACTTTTCGAAGTAGTCTACGAATCCGGACGTGATATCACAAACCTTCCTTCAGTATTGCTGCCAGTTTTCCAAGGTATTGAGGGTGTCTTCCAGAAAGTTTATACTTATCAGTACTTGCCCCAACTGTTAGGGAATATAACCAATGGAGATAATTTTAATCCTGCTCGGGTTGCTGCTGCAGGTAGGATGAAGTTTAACTACAACGACTATAGGCCAGTGACTGATAGAGTTACCTTGTTGTCTACACAGATTGGTGCTGTTTATTGTTTGCTGTTGACTGTTTTCCAGTTCTTGGTGTTCGGTCCTCTGCATGGTGAGATGTCGAGGATGATTAAGTTCTCAAATCTATGGATCTACCGTCTGATTGTGTTATGGtctgttttgttttttgtgTCAATCTTCTGGTGTACTGTTTCAGCCATGTACCAAGTTGACTTCACAAAAGCTTTTGGACGGGCAGGGTTTGTTGTGTACTGGATGAGTACTTACCTGTATATGTTGGCCGTTGGTGGTCTGAATGAGAATGTCATCATGTTAATCATCCTGATTAGTCCATCATACATTGGGTTCTGGATTTTAAGTTTTGTCATACTGAACCTGGCACCAGCGTTCTTTGCCATTGGTTACGCAAATGTCTTTTACAGATACGGTTATGCAATGCCACTGCACTGTATTGTCGGCATCAACAGAGTCATCTTCTTTGACATATCGAAACACCAGCTAGGCAGAAACTACGGTATCCTGTGTGCCTGGGTGGGCCTCAACACTATATCGATGCCCTTCGTGAGTAAGTTCGTGCTGAAGACACTGCATAAGAGAGCACGTAAAGCTGCCATGGAGAAGTCCGGCTAA